In the genome of Candidatus Gastranaerophilales bacterium, the window TTAGTGTAATTGAGGAAAAATCAGATGGAGCTGAATAATTTTTCGTTTCTTCTTTGTTCCAATTGAAATTTAAAGCAGGCTCTTATAATTTTGTTAATATCATCTGTTTGAATATTGGTGAAGTTAAGTGCATTTAAAAATATTTTGTCATTGTTCAGGTGTACTTCTCTGGTGTAAACTTTCTCACATACCAAATCGAGCTGCTCATCTTCTATGTTCAGAAGAACTTTCATTTTATCAGCTTGCGGCAGTTCTTTTTGCGATATAAAACAGCAGCCTTTTCCCGATAAATTTTTTGTTTTAAACGCCTGTTTTAATACCAAAGAACCTTCTTTAAACATACTCAGCTCCAGTGTGGTATGGATAGGAACTCTTACATATTCACGTCTTTGGCAATGCTGATTATTATAAGGAAAGCTTATAAATACATCCTGCCCGGGACCGAAATCTCTTTTTAATATACTTGCGTTACCTGAAAATATTCCTATCTCTGTACAAATAATTATCCTTATTTTCCCGTTTTCTTCAATGGTTACATTTTCTTCCAAAGGCAGGGGCTTTGCTATAAGTATCTTATCTTCCTGAACTTCTTTTATTTCGCTGTTTAAAATAAAAGAAACACCAAGTTTGTCAGTATAGACTATTTCCAACTTTGTATCTTTTGTTAAAAATTTGTAAATATCAACCATACATCAGCCTCTATTCAAATAAAGAGCTTACAGATTCATCATCGTGAATTCTTGTAATTGCTTTTCCAAGTAACCGTGCTACATTTAATTGTATTATTTTTTTAGGTAGTTTTTCAACATCTAAAGGAATGGTATTGGTAACAATAATTTCTTTGGCACAGGATTTTTCCAACCGTTCTATGGCAGGTCCGCTGAATACAGGGTGCGAAGCGCAGACAAATACTTCTTTTGCCCCGCATCTTTTTAACAGATTTGCTCCTTCGCTTATAGTGCCTGCTGTATCTATCATATCATCAAAGAGTACAGCTACTTTGCTTTTAACATCACCGATAACATATTCTACTTTTGCTACATTATGCTCTTCGCGCCTTTTGTCGATAAATGCGATAGGAATATTGCCCAAAACATTTGCGAAGTGCCTCGTCCTTTCTACCCCGCCTGCATCAGGGCTTACCAGCACCAATTCTTCCGGAGGAATTTTTTTGTTTTTTATGTATTCAACAAAAATAGGCAAAGATTGAAGATGGTCAACCAAAATATTAAAATATCCCTGGATTTGTCCCGTATGTAAATCCATGGTTAATACCCTGTCAGTGCCGGCTGTTGTAATTAAGTCGGCCACAAGCTTTGCCGTAATAGCTTCTCTGCCGGAAGTTTTGCGGTCTTGTCTTGCGTATCCGTAGTAAGGAATAACGGCAGTGATAGATTTTGCACTGGCTCTTTTAAAGGCATCAATTATTATTAAAAGTTCCATTAAGTTTTCGTTAACGGGCTTACACAGCGGCTGTAATATAAAAATATCATCACCACGTACACTTTCCTGAACTTTGATATAAATTTCACCATCGGCAAAATTCTTAATAATCATAGGTCCTACAGTAGTTCCCAAATATTCGGCTATATCTTTAGCAAGTTTAGGGTTAGCCCTGCCCGAAAATATTTTTATATCATGTGTGGGTTTAATGGTTGTTTTAGTGTCCATTATATGGATATTCCTTTATTTTGTCAGACTCTTTACTTTGTTTTTTACCCAGTCATTAAAGACTTTTAACTTGCTTCTTGTTACAGCAAGGGCATTTTCGGGAACATCTTCGGTAATTACGCTTAATGCTCCTATCATTGCATTTTTTTCAATTTTAACAGGCGCCACAAGTACGCTGTTAGCACCAATGCTTGCTCCGTCTGCAATTATGGTTTTGCATTTTTCCTGAGTTATAGAATTGTAGTTGGCGGTTATTGTACCTGCGCCTATATTGACGTCCCGTCCTATTTTGGTATCACCTATGTAGCTCAGATGGGCTACTTTTGAGCGATTGTCAATGTAGGATTTTTTTACTTCCACAAAGTTACCTATTCTTACTTTGTCTGCTATTTCCACGCCATCCCTGATATGGGCAAAAGGTCCTATGGTCACGTTTTCTGCTATAACAGCATCGCTTACATGCGAGCAGAATATTTTAACGTTATCGGCTGTTTCTACGTTACCTTTGATAATAGTATTAGGTCCTATAGTATTTCTTTCTCCGAGAAAATTTTCTCCGTCAATATAGCAGTTGGGATAAACCATGGAATCATTGCCTATTTCTGTTTCAGGAGAAATCCAGGTCATCATAGGGTCTACAATGGTGACACCGTTACTCATTAATTCTTCAAGCTTACGGTTTTTCAACAAAACCGCGGCTCTTGCAAGCTGTTTTTGGGAATTGATTCCGAATACTTCCAGATTATCTTCAAGAACATAAGCGTTTGTTTTATAGCCCTGTCTTACCGACCAGTCGATTATGTCGGTTAAATAAATTTCGCCCTGCACATTATTAGGCGTTAATTCTGCAAATACAGGTGCGATTTTTTGCCAATCAAAACAATATATTCCTGCATTAATTTCTTTTATTGCTTTTTGAGAGGGTGTAGCGTCTTTTTCTTCAACAATTCTAAGGACATCACCGTTATCATCTCTGATGATTCTGCCGTAATTTATGGGGTTTGCCACAACAGCTGTCATTACGGTTAAAACAGCTCCTGACTGGCGATGCGAGTCAAGAAACTTTTCAATGGTTTCTGTCCTTATTAAAGGAGTGTCTCCGCACACTACCATAACGCTGCCCTGGAAGTCTCCCAAATGATTATAACATTTAAAAACAGCATCACCTGTTCCCAGCTGCGGTTCCTGAAGTACGGTCATGACGTTTTTCAACGGGTATTGTTTCTCTACGAGGTCTGTTACCGTTTGGGCTTCATGTCCGACGATAACGTAAGTCTGCTTAATATCTTCTGCCTTTAATGTGGCATTAATTACCCTCTCTAAAAGGGTTTTACCCATAATACTGTGCAATACCTTTGGGATACCGGATTTCATTCTAGTTCCTTTGCCCGCCGCAAGGATTATAGAGCGAATTTCGTCAGTTGTCATGTCATAAACCTTTACTCAATGAAACATTTTCATTTTCTCATAAATTTTGAAAAATTGGTAGTAAAAATTTATATTCATTACGTAATATATCAAAAGAGAAGCTTTATAGCTTCTCTTTGAAATCTTTATTGGAATATGCTTACCAGTTTGCTTCCTATTGTTGAAACGGAGCTTTTTATTCCGTCTTTTATGAAGTCTGCTGCCAGCTTTGTTACCGGCTGCCTGTCCAAATTGTCAAAAGCCAAGTAAATTGGGTCTCTTGCATTCTTGAAATGCATTCTGTCATATACAGGGTTGAACGGGTCAAATTCACCTTTATTTTCCTTTTTTTGGACTTTTCTTAAAGGCTTATGTTTACCGTTGCCGCCTTGTGTAAGGTTGTTGCCTATGGTTGCTCTTTCTTGTGTTAATAGGAATGTAGTGTTCATTTTCTTGTCTTTCTTTGCTCTCTTACTATAATAAAGTCATTAGTATATACAAAATTGCTATTTAGTATATACTATATTAAGTTTTATTAAGAAAATAAAGCCTTGAAAAAAAATAATCAGCATTGATAATAGATAAAGTACGGCACAGTAGCTCAGATGGTTAGAGCGCACGGCTCATACCCGTGAGGTCGACAGTTCGATTCTGTCCTGTGCTATTTTTGTTAGGTTCGACAGTTCCGCGGATGTGATTTTTTACGCACGTTGTGCTTAAAAATCTACATCTCCGACCCGTCAAACTACGGCTCATAAATTCACCTTGTTTGTCGTGCGATTCTGTCCTGTGCTATTTTTGTTGGGTTCGACAGTTCCGCGGATGTGATTTTTCACGCACGTTGTGCTTAAAAATCTACATCTCCGACCCGTCAAACTACGGCTCATAAATTCACCTTGTTTGTCGTGCGATTCTGTCCTGTGCTATTTTTGTTAGGTTCGACAGTTCCGCGGATGTGATTTTTTACGCACGTTGTGCTTAAAAATCTACATCTCCGACCCGTCAAACTACGGCTCATAAATTCGCCTTGTTTGTCGTGCGATTCTGTCCTGTGCTATTAGTTTTTAGAACTTTAGATATAAGTTACCCGGGGAGAGATCTCTAAATATCTATTAATACTGGAGTTCTTAAGCAAGAATGACTATTATTAATATTCCATATCAATAAATAGGTCATTCAATTTGTCAATGTTATCATGGAGATATTCTACCAATGAATATAAATTAAGAATTTCATCAAGGTCATTATTATTAGCTTTGCAATATTCTTTTAATACAGAACTAAGATTGTAAATTCTCTCTGAAAGTAACGCTAATTCTTCTATCTTATTATTCATTTTTATCCTCTTGTCCTTGCATCTTGTTATTTTTATAACCTAAAGATATTATAATTTACTGACACTTTAGTGTCAATATGTGATAATAATCACATTATGAAAAAAGAATTAGCTAGAAAATTTGGATTAAGGGTTAAATTCGAGCGAATGAAAAAGGATTTAACACAAGAACAGCTTGCTGAATTGGCGGATATTAGCCGTGCAACAATTACAAAATTAGAAAAAAATCTTTCCTCGCCTACTCTTGATATTGTCGAGGATATAGCAAGGGCTTTGGGTTATGAGCCTTATGAACTTTTTATTTTTAAAGATTTAGAAATCTAAATATTCTTTATTCCTTCAGCCGGTCCTCTACCAATGGTAAGAGCCGTATTCTTCCCAAGGTTTGATTTTTTCTTTGATAAGATTTTCAAGCTCTGTTGTTGTCATATTTTTACCCGGGATTTCACCTTCTGCGTAGAGTATTTGGCATTCATACAAATATTCCTTCAACTTACGTACAGTTCGTTTTGTTTCCTCTTTTTTATTAAATTGCCAGCCTTCAAACCCGCAATTGGGCGGCATTAACGACCAGGCATTGGCAGGAGCTTTTCTACAGGCCCCGGGTCTTGTTTTGTGAATTTTACATAATTTATTTTCATCAAGGTGCGGGCAGTAGTAAAAGCTTATTTTTGATTCATCGTAGCCGGGGGATTTTCTTAATTCTTCCAGAACTTGGTCTACATGCTCGGGACAGGCATTTCTGGCTGCTGCTATGTTGTCATAGCGTTTAAAAATATCTATAAAGGTGGAAGCTTCCCCCTCACCTTGTTTTGCAAGTTCTATAAGCTCTTCATGAGAATAGGCGGGAATTATTGCAATACAACATCTGCCGCACATACGACAAAGTCTTTGAGGTCTGTTAATTCCCAGGTTTTCTTGTTCGTCCGTCATAATATCCTATTCTATAGCGTTTGCACCGCTTACAACTTCCAAAATATCTTGAGTAATAGAGTATTGACGCGCCTTGTTGTATTCTATTGATAAAGAGCGAGCCATTTCTTCGGCATTTTTGGTAGCGTTGCTCATAGCGTTCATTCTGCTTGCAAGCTCTGATGCCATTGCCTCTCTTAAAGAAGTAAATACTATGTTTGATAAATATAAAGGAACGATTTTTTGCAGAACAGCCCCTTCTGACGGTTCAAAAATCATTTCGCCGTTGAGTTTTACTTCTTTATTGTCAGGAGGATTAACAGGCAAAAGGTCAAAAGACTCTACGCTGTAAGAAAGCATTGTTTTAAATTTTGTTGTTATTACTTCGATTTTATCTATTTGTTCATTTACAAAAGCTGTTGCTAAGTCTTCAGCTACCATATTTGCTATTTCTATCGTAACAATAGGTGGAATTTTAGAATATTTTTTTACAATTTCGACTTCTGTATTAAAATAAATTTTCTTTAGCGCCGAGATACCTTTTAATCCGACAACAAATAATTTAACCCCTAACCCTTCTTTTTGCAGTTTATCAACGGTTTCTGTTGTGCGTTTGACAATATTGGTATTATAAGCACCCGCCAAACCTTTGTCAGAAGTTATTACAAACAAACCTACCGTCTTAATATCACGTTTTGTAAGTAGTTTAGGGTAGTTTTCTATTGCGTTTTTGAATTTCTTATTGGTTTCTATATCAGGTCTGGAGTTGAGTACTTCGCTGAAAACTTTTATAAGGCTTAATGCATAAGGGCGGGATTCCTTGGCTGACTTTTCTGTTTTTTTTACTTTGGAAGCCGCAACCATTTTCATAGCCTGGGTAATCTTACCCGTACTTTTAACGCTTTTTATTCTGGTCTTTATGTCTCTTAGATTTGCCATAAGTTTCTTTCTAATTTACTGTCAGCATAAGGCTTTTTACCTTATTAATACCCTCTGTCATTTTTGCTTTTGTTTCATCGCTTAAGGCCGTACCTTTATTCAATTCAGCTTCAAGTTCAGGAAGGTTTGCATTCATATAATCAAACCATTCTGCACGAAGCGCTGCAATTTTATTGTTTGGAACATCATCCAACGAGCCTTGATTGACCGCAAACAAAATTGATACCTGCTGAGCAACACTGAGCGGTTTATATTGAGGCTGTTTTAAAACTTCAATAAGTTTTTCACCTCGTTTAAGCTGGTTTTGGGTAGCTTTATCAAGGTCGCTTGCAAACTGTGCAAAAGCTTCTAACTCTCTGTATTGTGCAAGGTCAAGTCTTAACTTGCCTGCTACAGATTTAATAGCTTTAGTTTGAGCAGCTCCGCCTACACGCGATACTGATATACCGGGATTTATAGCCGGTCTTACACCGGAGTTAAACAAATCTGTTTCCAGAAAAATCTGACCGTCTGTAATACTGATTACGTTTGTAGGGATATAAGCCGATACGTCGCCGGCTTGTGTTTCTACAATAGGAAGGGCTGTCATGCTGCCGCCGCCTTCTTTATCAGAGAGCTTTGCCGCTCTTTCAAGCAATCTTGAGTGAAGGTAGAATACATCGCCGGGATAGGCTTCTCTGCCCGGAGGTCTTCTCAGAAGAAGACTCATTGCACGGTATGCTTGTGCGTGGCGGGTTAAATCATCGTAGATAATTAACACGGATTTGCCGTTATCCATAAATTCTTCACCGATGGCAGCGCCTGCAAACGGTGTTATATATTGCAGCGGAGCTGATTCATGGGCTGCTGCAGATACTATTATTGTGTAATCCATCGCGCCTTTTTCTTCAAGAGTTTTGGCTATTTGTGCCACCGAGCTTGTTTTTTGTCCGATTGCTACGTATATACAGATTACACCGGTATTTTTTTGGTTGATGATGGTGTCTAACGCAATAGCTGTTTTGCCTGTTTGTCTGTCGCCGATGATTAATTCACGCTGACCTCTGCCGATGGGAGTTAAAGCATCAATAGCCGTCAAACCTGTTTGAAGCGGTTCCTGAACTGACTTTCTTTTAACGATGCCGGGGGCAATTCTTTCGATAGGGCGGACTTTCGTATAGTGGATTTCGCCTTTGCCGTCTATTGGCTGACCTACAGGGTTGATAATCCTGCCTATAAGACCATCCCCTACGGGAATAGCTGCAATTTCACCCGTGGATTTAACGCTCATTCCTTCTTTGATGTTGGTATAATCTCCCAAAATAACCGCGCCGATGTTATCCTCTTCAAGGTTAAGCGCAATACCCAGTGTTTGGTGTCCGTCATCAAATTCAACAAGCTCGGAAGACATAACGTTTTTTAGACCGTATATTCTTGCAATACCGTCACCAACTTCAAGTACGCTTCCGGAGTTCTCAACTTCGGTTTGAGAATTGTAGTTTTCAATTTTTGATTTAATAATTGCCGTGATTTCATCAGGTCTTATTGTAGCCATTATATATTTCCTTTTTTATACTAATTGCTTTTCAAAATGTTTAAGTTTATTTGCCAAAGAGGCATCTATTATTTTATCCCGAAATTTTAACATTAACCCTGCAAGGATAGAAGGGTCTGTTTTATATTCAGGTTTGATTTCTTTTTGAAGTTTATTTTCAAGTTTTGCTTTAAGAGAGGTTTTTAAATCTTCGTCTATTTCTATTGCGGAAATTACTTCAACCTTTACTATATTCTTGATTTCATCATATTCTTCTTCGTAAGTGTAGATAATAGTCGGAAGCAAATTAATCTTGTTTTCATCAACCAGCAAAAATAAAAAATTCAGTGTTATATTTGATATTTTGCCATCAAATACTGATTTTAAAACATCTTTTTTGTCATTTATTGTAACAACCGGATGGAGTAAAAATTCTGCCATATCAGAGGAATTTGAATAAGTTTCATCGACTAATTTAAGGTCGTTAAATACTGTATCAAGCTCGTTTTTTTCTTGTGCTGTTTTAATAAGAGCTTTAGAGTATCTTCTTGCCAGCGAAGATAGTTTATTATTTATTTTTGTAGTGTTTTCCGCCATTATATTTCCAGTCCGTCTATGTTATCTATAACCTGTGATATAAATTTGCGATGGAGTTCTTTGTTATCGCTTAATGTTGATGTAATTTGTTTTTTTGCCGCGGTCAGGGATTTTTCGCCTATGTATTTTACAAGGCGTGAGTTCGTTTGATTTTCTTCGTTAACAATTCTTTTGTCGCTTGTTTTCTTTGCATTGTCAATTAGAGATTCAAGCTCTTCTTTTGTTTTAGCTTCAAAAGACTCGATAGTTTGTTTTGCTGCATTAATTATTTCTTTCAGTTCTTCTTCAAGATTTTCTAAAGATTTCTGTGTTTTGTGAAGTTCCTGTTTTGCATTTTCTTTTAACTCATCAGAATGATTGATGTTATTGTGAACATCCTGTTTCGCGGTTTCGATTTTTTCACCTGCTTTTGCAGCCTTCCAAATCCACACAAAAACCAATACCATTAGTATAAAGTTAAAGGCGTTTGAATTTAATATATTGCTCCAGCTAAAATCAAACATTCATGACCTCATCAATTTCTTTTTCATTAAGCGGGGTGTAGGTCACCCCTTCGCCTAAAATTTTTGCCGTGATTTGGTTTGCCAAATCCGCAACATGAGTTCTTAAACCGCCAATCGCAACATTTTTCTGATTTTCAAGCTCCTGTTTTTTTGCTTCAAAATCAGAATTCAGGTCAGTCTTTACCTGAGATAACTGTTTGCTTTTGTTTGCTTTTATTTCTTCTGTTTTTGCAGTAAACATATCTCTTGACTGTATTTTTGTATCATGCACTTTTCTGTTTTTGTTTTCAATAAGTGTAGTTGCTTTTTGAAGATGATTTTGCGCTTCTGTTTTATTGTTTTCAATATAAGATTCACGCTCGTCAATAATTTTTGCAATAGGCTTATACATAATGGAATTCATTATGAAAATAAAAATCAAAAACGAAATAGTTGATGCAATAATTGTTGCGTTGATTTCCATTAAAAACTATCCTATAAGTTGCAAAGCTATAAATAACGCATAGATTGCAGTTGCTTCAGCCAGCCCCGCACCGATAATGAAGTAAATCAAAGCTTGCCCCGCAATTTCAGGTTGTCTTGAGATAGCTTCCATTAGACCTTTTGTGGCAATACCAAGCCCAAGCCCTGCACCTACCGCACCAAAACCGATAGCAATACCTGCGCCTAATTTTGCTAAATCTAAACCTTGAGCTGCT includes:
- the atpH gene encoding ATP synthase F1 subunit delta; translated protein: MAENTTKINNKLSSLARRYSKALIKTAQEKNELDTVFNDLKLVDETYSNSSDMAEFLLHPVVTINDKKDVLKSVFDGKISNITLNFLFLLVDENKINLLPTIIYTYEEEYDEIKNIVKVEVISAIEIDEDLKTSLKAKLENKLQKEIKPEYKTDPSILAGLMLKFRDKIIDASLANKLKHFEKQLV
- the atpG gene encoding ATP synthase F1 subunit gamma, producing the protein MANLRDIKTRIKSVKSTGKITQAMKMVAASKVKKTEKSAKESRPYALSLIKVFSEVLNSRPDIETNKKFKNAIENYPKLLTKRDIKTVGLFVITSDKGLAGAYNTNIVKRTTETVDKLQKEGLGVKLFVVGLKGISALKKIYFNTEVEIVKKYSKIPPIVTIEIANMVAEDLATAFVNEQIDKIEVITTKFKTMLSYSVESFDLLPVNPPDNKEVKLNGEMIFEPSEGAVLQKIVPLYLSNIVFTSLREAMASELASRMNAMSNATKNAEEMARSLSIEYNKARQYSITQDILEVVSGANAIE
- the glmU gene encoding bifunctional UDP-N-acetylglucosamine diphosphorylase/glucosamine-1-phosphate N-acetyltransferase GlmU; the encoded protein is MTTDEIRSIILAAGKGTRMKSGIPKVLHSIMGKTLLERVINATLKAEDIKQTYVIVGHEAQTVTDLVEKQYPLKNVMTVLQEPQLGTGDAVFKCYNHLGDFQGSVMVVCGDTPLIRTETIEKFLDSHRQSGAVLTVMTAVVANPINYGRIIRDDNGDVLRIVEEKDATPSQKAIKEINAGIYCFDWQKIAPVFAELTPNNVQGEIYLTDIIDWSVRQGYKTNAYVLEDNLEVFGINSQKQLARAAVLLKNRKLEELMSNGVTIVDPMMTWISPETEIGNDSMVYPNCYIDGENFLGERNTIGPNTIIKGNVETADNVKIFCSHVSDAVIAENVTIGPFAHIRDGVEIADKVRIGNFVEVKKSYIDNRSKVAHLSYIGDTKIGRDVNIGAGTITANYNSITQEKCKTIIADGASIGANSVLVAPVKIEKNAMIGALSVITEDVPENALAVTRSKLKVFNDWVKNKVKSLTK
- a CDS encoding YkgJ family cysteine cluster protein, yielding MTDEQENLGINRPQRLCRMCGRCCIAIIPAYSHEELIELAKQGEGEASTFIDIFKRYDNIAAARNACPEHVDQVLEELRKSPGYDESKISFYYCPHLDENKLCKIHKTRPGACRKAPANAWSLMPPNCGFEGWQFNKKEETKRTVRKLKEYLYECQILYAEGEIPGKNMTTTELENLIKEKIKPWEEYGSYHW
- a CDS encoding PilZ domain-containing protein; translated protein: MVDIYKFLTKDTKLEIVYTDKLGVSFILNSEIKEVQEDKILIAKPLPLEENVTIEENGKIRIIICTEIGIFSGNASILKRDFGPGQDVFISFPYNNQHCQRREYVRVPIHTTLELSMFKEGSLVLKQAFKTKNLSGKGCCFISQKELPQADKMKVLLNIEDEQLDLVCEKVYTREVHLNNDKIFLNALNFTNIQTDDINKIIRACFKFQLEQRRNEKLFSSI
- the atpA gene encoding F0F1 ATP synthase subunit alpha; this translates as MATIRPDEITAIIKSKIENYNSQTEVENSGSVLEVGDGIARIYGLKNVMSSELVEFDDGHQTLGIALNLEEDNIGAVILGDYTNIKEGMSVKSTGEIAAIPVGDGLIGRIINPVGQPIDGKGEIHYTKVRPIERIAPGIVKRKSVQEPLQTGLTAIDALTPIGRGQRELIIGDRQTGKTAIALDTIINQKNTGVICIYVAIGQKTSSVAQIAKTLEEKGAMDYTIIVSAAAHESAPLQYITPFAGAAIGEEFMDNGKSVLIIYDDLTRHAQAYRAMSLLLRRPPGREAYPGDVFYLHSRLLERAAKLSDKEGGGSMTALPIVETQAGDVSAYIPTNVISITDGQIFLETDLFNSGVRPAINPGISVSRVGGAAQTKAIKSVAGKLRLDLAQYRELEAFAQFASDLDKATQNQLKRGEKLIEVLKQPQYKPLSVAQQVSILFAVNQGSLDDVPNNKIAALRAEWFDYMNANLPELEAELNKGTALSDETKAKMTEGINKVKSLMLTVN
- a CDS encoding ribose-phosphate pyrophosphokinase gives rise to the protein MDTKTTIKPTHDIKIFSGRANPKLAKDIAEYLGTTVGPMIIKNFADGEIYIKVQESVRGDDIFILQPLCKPVNENLMELLIIIDAFKRASAKSITAVIPYYGYARQDRKTSGREAITAKLVADLITTAGTDRVLTMDLHTGQIQGYFNILVDHLQSLPIFVEYIKNKKIPPEELVLVSPDAGGVERTRHFANVLGNIPIAFIDKRREEHNVAKVEYVIGDVKSKVAVLFDDMIDTAGTISEGANLLKRCGAKEVFVCASHPVFSGPAIERLEKSCAKEIIVTNTIPLDVEKLPKKIIQLNVARLLGKAITRIHDDESVSSLFE
- a CDS encoding ATP synthase F0 subunit C, whose amino-acid sequence is MSVEQVAAQGLDLAKLGAGIAIGFGAVGAGLGLGIATKGLMEAISRQPEIAGQALIYFIIGAGLAEATAIYALFIALQLIG
- a CDS encoding helix-turn-helix transcriptional regulator codes for the protein MKKELARKFGLRVKFERMKKDLTQEQLAELADISRATITKLEKNLSSPTLDIVEDIARALGYEPYELFIFKDLEI